The window TGATTTTCACCTTTTTTTGTCTTTATTTCTATAAATTGGCTTCATCTGATGCTTTTTTGCGGAAACAATTCGCAGAATCTGCAATGTTCTACGGTTATTTTTCGTACATTAGTAAGAGGTTATATTTCAAATTCAGGTGAAATTTTAATCTGTTTGAAATACCTGCGGATAAGCCGAAAACCGTTCCAATAAAGTAGGCAGGACTAAAAAAGACACCTATGGCTAATTTATTTCAAACACTTACCAACACCGTAAAACATTGGTATATCCCATTAATCTTCGGAATTATATTTCTGATCTGTGGTTTTTATGTATTCAGCGTGCCGCTTGCAACTTATGTTACACTCTCTATTTTTTTCAGTGTTTCCTTTTTGTTTTCGGGAATTACGGAAATATTCTTTTCATTACAGAACAGTAAATCCCTGCAGGGCTGGGGCTGGTTTTTGGTAAGCGGATTATTAACTACGGCAATAGGAGTTTATCTCATCGCAAATCCTCAGATTTCAATGACGGTACTTCCGTTTGTGATAGGATTCACTTTACTGTTTCGTTCCTTTCAGCTCCTTGGTTTTGCTTTCGACCTGAGAAGTATGAGAATAATGAGTTGGGGAAATGTAGCGCTGGCCAGTGTTGGAGGAATTATATTTTCTCTGCTGCTGATATTTAATCCTGTGTTTACAGGAATTTCATTAGTTACGCTCACAGGTGTTTCCTTTATTTTTATGGGGATAGCTTCTATAATGCTGGCCCTGGATTTAAGGAAAATTAAAAAAATCCCTGGAAAAGTAAGCCAGGAATTAAGAGACAGAATCAAATCTTTACAGGAGGAGATTGATGATCTAAAAAAATCATGACCTATTTTACAGCTCCAGAATCCACTTCTGAAGGTCAGTACTTGAGGGAAGTTTCAATTTTTTCTTGAGTCTGTATCTCTTTGTTTCTATTCCCCGTAAACTAATATTTTCATATTGGCAGATTTCTTTATTTGTAAGATTTAATCTGATATAAGCACTGAATTTTATATCATGTTCTGTAAGTTCAGGAGTATGTGTAATCAGTTTTTCATAGAATTCAGGATATACTTCTTTAAAGCGCATCAGAAACAGAGGGCTTCTGCTTTCCATAAGCTGGATGATTTCATCAAATGAATTATTTACTTTGAGTTTAAGAACATCCGTTTCAATGGTTTTTTTCTCAAGAATTTTATCCTTTTTCAGTACTTTTTTAATATAGATTTTTCTGATAAAGTATAATAATAGACCAAATGATACTACAATAATCATGACTATAAAGTAGAACATCTTTCTTTCCTTTCCTTTTTCCTCATGCTTTAAATCAATCAGTGTATTAACGGCAAGATTTACAGCTTCTTTTTCGTTTTTATTGATACTATCATTAAGGATGGTATATTTTCTTAGATATTCATTAGATTTTTCTATTTCATTTAAAGATTTATAAACGCTGGAAAGAGTATCATAAACAGTCAATAAAACAGGCTTACTTTTTGTTTTTTGGAATATATCAAGTGATTTCAAATAATACTCCAGCGCCTTTTCTTTATTTCCTTTTACATTATAAAGATCTCCATAGCTGAACCATGCGGTTGCTTTTTCAGCAGCATATGCATCTTTGGAATGGGCAAGAGCTTTATTCATATAGTATTCTGCAGAATCTAAATGTTTTTTTTGTGCGATAAAGTTGTCTGCTTTTCTTGTATAGGAAATAATATTAGGCCTTACTGCGAGTATCTTATTATCTATACTTTGTAATGAATCGAGATTTTTAACCCTAATAAAGTTTATCCGTTTCCAGGAATAGTTATACGTCAACGAAAGTTTTCTCTGTTTAGGGTTTTGAATTTTCTTGATATAATATTCTGCCTTATTAAAAGCGGCATTGGATTGTTCATATAGTCCCAAACGAGTATAATTCCTTCCATATTCATTATATAAATTGGCTTTCAGAAAAGGTTCATTGATATGCTTCAGTTCTTTTTTTGCCTTGTCCAGATATTCTAAGCTTTCCTTGTATTTACTGAAATTGTATAAGATACTTCCAATATTGGTGTATACCATAATAATGCCTTGGGTGTTACCATTTTCTTCATATTGTTTTAATGCATTAATATTAAATTTTAGTGCACCTTCGTAATCCCCATTTTTTTGGTATTTCACGGTTGTTTTTATAGGTTCAGGTTGAAAAGAATAGTCCTGCGCGTAAAAAAATATTGAGAAGAAAAAGAAAATCAGATATAGTGCTTTAATTCTAAAATTGGGGAACATATTTTTTAAAATTAGTTAAACAAAAATAACTTTTTTATGAATATGATTAAAAATTTAATTAACTACAGATACTTTTTATAATAACATATAGCAAAAGCGTACTTCAAAAACACTCCATTTGTTTTATAAAATACTGTTTTTTAATTCATTATATTGTGAAGTATATTTGAAGTAATACTTTGGGCTGGTAATATTGATACATTTACTACGAAAATTTTTTTTCATTCTAAGTGTTTGTGTTTATTAGCAGGGATATTTATGATCCCTGCTTTTTAAATGATAAAACCATTGATGTTAAAGCTGTAAAGTATTTATAATTCTCCTCTCTATCCTCTTAATTTTATCCGGAAAACATTAATAATTCACTTTTTTATCTTACTTCAAAGTTACTTCAGTTGTATTGTAATTAATTGTATTTCAGTTAATTATTTTTTGAAGTGTCTTTGATGTAGAATTTTTTTTGTTTACAGGCTGTAAGTTTGCATCATCAAATTCGAACATTGGAAAATTTCAGACCGGTCATATTTTTCAATACGATTCTAAATACACACGAAAAAAAATTGAACATTTTAAAGTAACAAACAAATGAAAAAAATAGTAACATTATCTGGGATATTGGTTGCCAATTTCGCTTTTTCTCAAGTAGGTATTAATACTCCCGATCCACAAGCTACTTTGGACATTCAGAGTAAAGGAAATACTTCCGCCACAAAAGCTATGAGAATTAATAATTCTGGTAACAAAGAAATCCTTACCGCTACTGACGAAGGAAAAATAGGAGTAGGAACTGATGTTCCAAAATCAAATCTCCAGGTCATGGGAGATGAACTGAGAGTAGGAGGCCCGGTTTCACAATCTGGAAGTGTTGCTAACCCAGTTTTGAGAATTCATTCTAATGCAAATGCAGACGGTTCAGGAGGGTCATTAGTTTTTAGTGAGAATGCGGAAAATTTTGGATACTATATAAGGCAAAATACTGAAGGGGGAAATATCTATGGTTCTGATGGTTTGGCAATGGGTGCAGCACAAACAGGGAAGTATGCTTATAATCCGGCAAAACCGGGAATCTTTATCTCTGATAATCAGAATGTAAGTTTTGGAACTGCTACTCCTCAAGCAATGTTTCACATAGATGGTGCAAGAGATAATAATATTAATTCTGCTCCCACAGCTGCACAGCAGGTAAATGATATTGTGGTTAATACTTCCGGAAATATAGGTATAGGAACAATTAACCCTACCAATAAGCTTGATATTCGTTCTGCAACTAATGGAGCTATTAAAATTGTGGATGGAACCCAGGGGGCCAATAAAGTTTTAACATCAGATGCGAACGGTGTTGCTACATGGAGAGATGGTGTTGCTGATACTAGTATTTACAATACTAATGGGACATTGAGTGGAAATCGTACAGTAGCACAAGCTGGGAACACTTTAGCGTTTACAAGTACAGCTCTTACAGGTACCAATCACTTTTCAGTAGATGGAAGTACATTTTCAATTGATGCTTTAACTAATAGGGTGGGTATAAGTACAACAACACCTAAAAATCTATTAGATTTAGGTTCAGGAAACGGAAAAAAGTTAGCATTATGGAACAATGCTGCTGGTGATGATTTCTATGGATTGGGAAATGCAACAAATGTATTGCAATTTTTTGCAGGAGCTACGGTTGCAGGTGATCCATTAATGACTTTAAATAAAAATGGACGTGTAGGTGTTGGAACTACTAACCCCCAAGCCAATTTTCATACCATCGGAACAAGGAGATTTG of the Chryseobacterium viscerum genome contains:
- a CDS encoding tetratricopeptide repeat protein, with protein sequence MKYQKNGDYEGALKFNINALKQYEENGNTQGIIMVYTNIGSILYNFSKYKESLEYLDKAKKELKHINEPFLKANLYNEYGRNYTRLGLYEQSNAAFNKAEYYIKKIQNPKQRKLSLTYNYSWKRINFIRVKNLDSLQSIDNKILAVRPNIISYTRKADNFIAQKKHLDSAEYYMNKALAHSKDAYAAEKATAWFSYGDLYNVKGNKEKALEYYLKSLDIFQKTKSKPVLLTVYDTLSSVYKSLNEIEKSNEYLRKYTILNDSINKNEKEAVNLAVNTLIDLKHEEKGKERKMFYFIVMIIVVSFGLLLYFIRKIYIKKVLKKDKILEKKTIETDVLKLKVNNSFDEIIQLMESRSPLFLMRFKEVYPEFYEKLITHTPELTEHDIKFSAYIRLNLTNKEICQYENISLRGIETKRYRLKKKLKLPSSTDLQKWILEL
- a CDS encoding HdeD family acid-resistance protein, translating into MANLFQTLTNTVKHWYIPLIFGIIFLICGFYVFSVPLATYVTLSIFFSVSFLFSGITEIFFSLQNSKSLQGWGWFLVSGLLTTAIGVYLIANPQISMTVLPFVIGFTLLFRSFQLLGFAFDLRSMRIMSWGNVALASVGGIIFSLLLIFNPVFTGISLVTLTGVSFIFMGIASIMLALDLRKIKKIPGKVSQELRDRIKSLQEEIDDLKKS